The genomic stretch AGGGACTGCCCAATTCTTAAAAATCTATTATCTTTATAATATCAATGCTAACTGATTTCAGGCAGTAATAACTTTGCTGCACCCCCTAATGCTACCCTATAGCACATACAGTGATGAGCAGTTGTTTGAAACGCTTCAAACCGAGGATGAGAAAGCTTTCCGGGCTATCTACGAACGATACCATAAAGCTGTTTACGCCTATTTACTGGGTTTTCTGAAGGACAACAACCTGGCCGAGGAGATGACCCACGAGGTATTCCTTAAGATCTGGGATATCCGGGGCAAGGTCAGTCTGCACAGTTCCTTTTCTTCCTATCTTTTCCGCATCTGTCACAATAAGGCCATTAATGCGCTGGAAAAAATTGCTGCCGACAACCGGCTGCGCCAGCGGGTGCTACAGCATTTACAGGACCTGTCTTCCGCCCATATCCAGGATACCAACCTGCTGCAGGAATATGATCAGCTGCTGGAAAATGCGCTGGACACCCTGCCGCCCCAGCGCCGCAAAGTATTCCAGCTTTGCCGGGAAGAGGGAAAGAGCTATGATGAAACGGCCGCCCAGCTGGGCATTTCCCGCAATACGGTGAAAGAGCATATGGTCAAGGCCCAGAAAGCCCTCCGGTCGTTCCTGGACGAGCAGGGCGAAATTGCTTTCCTGCTCCTGATCATGATCCATCTTTCCTGATCGTCTTCCTTCTTTAGGAGTTGTTCCTCAATTCTTTCTGCCCCCAAAACGCCGAGTTAAAAAAATCTTAAAAAAAACTGATCTTGGAACCACCCTCTTTTAGCAGGCTCCTGTCTTATTACCAGGAACTATGCAAAGATCAGTCACCTATTACCATCAGTTATTGAGCAGTTACCTGGACGGAGCCGTATCCGTGGAGGAAGCCAATGAGTTGTTTGACTTTATCCGGCAATCCCCTGTGGAGGCCCGCCAGTTGATGGAAGCCGCCGGCCATACTGATTTCAGTGACCGGTTTGGTCACCTGGAAAATATAGATGCAGCTACCAGCCAGCGGATGTATGACCGGTTAGCAGGTGCTATCTCTTCCAGTTCCTTTTCCCACCGCCCCGTCCACCGGGTCCATTTCCTGAGGAAGAGCTGGTTCCGGTATGCAGCGGCAGTGCTGCTGGTGGCTGGCACGCTGGCTGTTTTCTTATTGCTTAACAACCATCAGCAGGAGCCCTTACAGGCAGCAGGTAAAAAACAACCCCAGAAAGATATTGTGCCCGGCAGCGATAAGGCCGTGCTGACCCTGGCGGATGGCAGCTCGCTGGTGCTGGACGAAGCACAGAATGGCGATCTGGCCCGGCAGGGAAATGCCCGGGTGGTTAAACTGGAAAACGGCAGACTGGCCTATGAAGCAAAGGCGGGGCCCGGCGAAAAGCCCTCTTTTAATACACTGACAGTGCCCCGCGGCGGCCAGTATGCGCTGACTTTGGCGGATGGCACCAGGGTCTGGCTCAATGCGGCCTCCTCCATCCGGTATCCTACCGTTTTTGCCGGAGCGGAAAGAAAGGTGGAGGTCAGTGGCGAAGTCTACATGGAGATAGCCACTAACTCCCGCAAACCCTTTATTGTAGAAGCCAATGGAACTGCTGTTCAGGTGCTGGGCACCAGCTTTAACCTGAATGCTTATCCGGACGAAAGCGTTGTCAGAACAACCCTGATTGAAGGCAGTGTACGGGTCAGCAAAACATCCACCGCTGATGTGGCGGTGCTGAACCCTGGCCAGCAGGCGGAAGTAGCCGGGCATGTAGATGGCGTAAAGGTGGTTGCCGTAGATACAGAACAGGTGCTGGCCTGGAAGAACGGACTATTCAGCTTCCAGAATGCAGATATTAAGACCATCATGCGGCAACTGTCCAGGTGGTACGATATTAATATAGTCTATGAAAATGCTGTTCCTTCCCAGCGCTTCTTCGGGGAGATGAACAGGAACCTTACTCTATCCCAGGTGTTGAAAGGTCTTGAAGTGAGCAAAGTCAATTTCAGATTGGAAGGAAGGAATTTGATCGTCATGCCTTAACGCTTTATCCGAACGATTGCCCCACAGTTTGTAAAACCCAACCCAGAATAGATATGGTATTTTCATCTATGGCGCCAGGCCTTGCCTGGTTCTTCACAAAACCACTGCGTGTGATAAAGATCACTGCTTTTTTTCTTATCGGCTGCTTCCTGCAGGTTTCGGCCAGTTATTCCCAGTCCGTAACGCTGAAGGTAAAGAATGCCCAGCTGAAGGATGTACTGGCGGCTATCAAACAGCAGACCGGTTATGCTGTTTTCTATAATGCCGAACTGCTGACCAGCGCTAAGCCGGTAACACTGGATGTTCAGAATGCTTCTCTGCCGGAAGCGTTAAAAGCCGCCTTCAACGGCCAGCCACTCAATTATGTCATTGAGAACAAAACTGTGTTTATCAGCCGGTCAACTATTGCCTTAGCTGAAACGCCCAATGGCTATGTGCCCTTCAGGCTGGAGCTGGATCCAATAAAGATCCAGGTGGCCGGCGCCGATGGCCAGCCGCTTTCCGGAGCCACCGTAACGTTGAAGAAAAACAACAGGTCCTGGGTGACAGACGCCCAGGGTGTTATCAACATGGAGGCTGAAAAGGGAGATGTTGTGGTGATCTCTTATGTAGGACATGCCACCCAGGAATTAAAGATCGGTGACACTAAAAAAACATTGATCGTTAAGCTGGCGCCCAAAGAGAATACCAATGAAGAAGTGGTGGTAATGGCCTATGGCCAGAAGAAAAAGAAAACTGAAATGGTAGGCTCTGCCTATCAGATCAACTCCGATAAGATTGCCACCATGCCGCCCGGAAGGATTGACGCCATCCTGGAAGGCCAGATGCCAGGTGTAAGGGTAACCCTGAATTCTGATGATGCCAGCAGCACCAAGCAAAGGATGAATATCCGTATCCGCGGTACCGGCTCTTTCAGCGCTTCCAATGAACCGCTATGGATCATTGACGGAACACCTGTTTTTACCGGAGATCGTACCAACCTGATCCCCGGCATCCAGACCGCTGTTACTCCTTTGTCTTATATAAACCCTGCTGATATTGAATCTATTACAGTCCTGAAAGATGCCGCAGCTGCCGCTATCTACGGCGCCAACGCCTCCAACGGGGTGATCCTGGTGACCACTAAATCCGGTGGGATTGGCAAACCCAGGGTAAGCCTCTCGCTGCAGAACGGTTTTTCAACCATCAATAAAAGCACAAAGTTCAAAACGCTGAATGCTTCAGAGTATATGCAGCTGGCGAAAGAATCCTATGTCAACTCCGGCAAGGACCTGTCTACCTTTCCCTATAACGACAATGACCTCAATACCTACAGCAATACCGATACTGACTGGCTGGATCAGTTTTATGGTACAGGTGTTGTCAATGATGTAAACCTGGCGCTGAGAGGGGGCACCAGGAAATTTGTGTATTCCGTTTCCGGTGGTTATTTTAAGAATCAATCCACCATTAAAGGGAACGATCAGAGCCGTGGTTCTGTCAGCTCCAACCTGAAATATAAGGTTGATCCCAAACTGGAACTGGTCCTGATCTCCAGGTACTCCAACAACAAGAACAATACCTTTAATCCGGGTATGGACTACCTGGAATTCCTGCCTATTGTTTCTCCTTACAATAATGATGGCACTTACCGGTTGTACAATAAAAAAATATCCGGTGTGGATGCTAACGGTAATCCCGTATATACCAACGCAAGGTTCTTCAATTCTGTTGCTGAAAGGGAGCAGAATGATGATATCCAGAAAAGCAATGTGCTGAATAATAACCTGTCCATTAACTATGAGATCCTGAGAGGCTTAAAGTCTACAACACAGATTGGGGTAGACTGGCAGGAAACCAAGCAGAATATTTACAAGGCCAGGACCAACTGGGAGGGCATGGATGCATCCGGCAATGCAGTCGGCTATGGTACCAGGGCCTATAACAAGACTGTTACCAAAACCTTTATTGAAAGGTTGAATTATACAAAGACCTGGGGCGCCCATACCGTTACCGGACTGGCCGGCCTGGAACTGATGACCCAGAAATACAATACCCGCTACCTTTCTGTAGGCGGCTTCAAGGATGACGACCACAGGAATGTGGATTTTGCAGAAACTGTTATAAGCAGGGACAGCAGCATGCGGGAAACCAAAAGCGCCTCTTACTTTGCCCAGCTGGAGTATAATTATGATAAGCGCTATTACATGCAGGTGACAGGCAGGAGGGATGGAAATTCCACTTTCGGTACAGAAGCCAGGTGGGGTAACTTTGCATCGGCTGGTGTAGGCTGGAACCTTAAGAGAGAATTCCTGCAGGATGTAAAAGCGATCGACTACCTGCGTATTGACGCCACCTACGGCAATACCGGTAACTCCCGTATCAGTAACCAGGAGACCTATGGTATCTACTCTTTCAGCAATTCCTATAATTACGATGAGAAGACCGGGGCTGTAATATCCAGTATTCCCAACAGGAGATTACGCTGGGAGTCTGCCAATCAGACCAACCTGAAACTGAACCTGGGACTTTGGGATCGCCTGACCTTCCTGATTGAAGCCTACCGGAAGAAAACGGTACAGGCTATCGTTGGTGCGCCTGTTTCCAGGACCACTGGTGAAACCTCCGCCCAAAGCAATACCGGTGAACTGATGAATGAAGGTATTGAAACCACCATCCGGTGGGATGTGGTTAAGAATGATAATACAGGCCTGCTCTGGTCCATTGAGCTGAATGCCGCTCATAACAGGAACAAGGCGCTGAAGCTGTACAATGAGAACGACAGGACCTTCGGTAACTATATCTGGAGCGAAGGATACGATATCAATACCCTCTACCTGATCAGGTGGGCCGGGGTTGATCCCAGGGATGGCGCTCCTTTATGGTATGATGCCAATGGTAACCTCACCCGTGTGTACAGTATCGATAACCGGGTACCCTGGAAATCTGCCAACCCTGATCTTTTCGGCGGCTTCAGGACAACATTTGAGTATAAAGGTTTCATGGCTGCGGCCCTGTTCACCTACACCATTGGCGGTTACCAGTTCAGTACTTTCAGCAGGGGGATCAATTCCGACGGGCTGAATATTGAAGACGATAACCAATCTATCAACCAGATGGACAGGTGGCAGCAACCGGGTGATGTAGCCCTGAACCCGAAACCGATCTGGGGCGTATCCACCCGCTCTACCATGAACTCCACCCGTTTTATTTACAAGACCACCAATATCCGGCTGGGGAACCTTGCCCTGGGCTATGATTTTCCCGACAAGCTGGTAACTAAGATGGGTATACGGGAACTGAAGGTCAACCTGATCGGCAACGATCTGTTTTACCTGACTCCCTACGACAAATCCAACAGGAACTCCTTCAAGCAGTCCAGAAGCGGTTATCCAACCGAAACCAGTTTCCTGTTAGCTATTAATGTCACTTTTTAATTCCATGACAATGAACAAAACATTTTTATATATAGCGTTGCTCCTGTTTGGATTGGGCGCCACGTCCTGTAAAAAATATTTCGAGGTGGACAATTCCGACAGGAACACCATCCCGCTTACCTTTTCAACCATTGAAGGTTTCAGGGCCAGTATCTTAGGCACCCTGCAAACTGCCTGCGATTATTATTCCAACCAGTTCTATTTCTATCCTGAAGTAGCGGGCAATATGGCGGACGTAGTAGGGACCGGCCTGGATAATATGAAACAGCAACAGGATTTTACTTCAGACCCTGATGAGGAAACGCAGGCTGTTGGCCTTATCTGGCGCAAAATACTGGTGACCATTGCCAACGCCAACAATATCATTGAATACGCTCCTGCATTCCTGGAGGACAACCCTGCCGCTAAGAGTGAGTTGGACCAGATAAAGGCACAGGCCCTCTTCATCCGCGCCCTGGGACATTTTGATCTTTGCAGGGTGTACGCCCAGCCCTATAACTATTCGGCTGATGCAGGTCATACCGGTGTTCCCATTGTGCTGAATAATCCTGCACCCGAGGACGCCATTGCCCGTTCAACAGTGAAAGAAGTATACACGCAGATCATCGCCGATCTGAAAGAAGCTGAGGAACTGTTTGGCACTGTCGCGGCTTCCGATGTTTATTATGTTACGCCGAAAGCCGTTAAGGCGTTGCTGGCCCGTGTATACCTGTATAGCGAACACTGGGATGAAGCCATTCAATATGCTTCCGAAGTGATCAGCAGCAGCACCCTTTCCTACAATGCAGACTATACTTCCATGTTCAATACATTGACTCCTGGC from Candidatus Pseudobacter hemicellulosilyticus encodes the following:
- a CDS encoding RNA polymerase sigma-70 factor: MLPYSTYSDEQLFETLQTEDEKAFRAIYERYHKAVYAYLLGFLKDNNLAEEMTHEVFLKIWDIRGKVSLHSSFSSYLFRICHNKAINALEKIAADNRLRQRVLQHLQDLSSAHIQDTNLLQEYDQLLENALDTLPPQRRKVFQLCREEGKSYDETAAQLGISRNTVKEHMVKAQKALRSFLDEQGEIAFLLLIMIHLS
- a CDS encoding FecR domain-containing protein, whose translation is MQRSVTYYHQLLSSYLDGAVSVEEANELFDFIRQSPVEARQLMEAAGHTDFSDRFGHLENIDAATSQRMYDRLAGAISSSSFSHRPVHRVHFLRKSWFRYAAAVLLVAGTLAVFLLLNNHQQEPLQAAGKKQPQKDIVPGSDKAVLTLADGSSLVLDEAQNGDLARQGNARVVKLENGRLAYEAKAGPGEKPSFNTLTVPRGGQYALTLADGTRVWLNAASSIRYPTVFAGAERKVEVSGEVYMEIATNSRKPFIVEANGTAVQVLGTSFNLNAYPDESVVRTTLIEGSVRVSKTSTADVAVLNPGQQAEVAGHVDGVKVVAVDTEQVLAWKNGLFSFQNADIKTIMRQLSRWYDINIVYENAVPSQRFFGEMNRNLTLSQVLKGLEVSKVNFRLEGRNLIVMP
- a CDS encoding SusC/RagA family TonB-linked outer membrane protein, encoding MVFSSMAPGLAWFFTKPLRVIKITAFFLIGCFLQVSASYSQSVTLKVKNAQLKDVLAAIKQQTGYAVFYNAELLTSAKPVTLDVQNASLPEALKAAFNGQPLNYVIENKTVFISRSTIALAETPNGYVPFRLELDPIKIQVAGADGQPLSGATVTLKKNNRSWVTDAQGVINMEAEKGDVVVISYVGHATQELKIGDTKKTLIVKLAPKENTNEEVVVMAYGQKKKKTEMVGSAYQINSDKIATMPPGRIDAILEGQMPGVRVTLNSDDASSTKQRMNIRIRGTGSFSASNEPLWIIDGTPVFTGDRTNLIPGIQTAVTPLSYINPADIESITVLKDAAAAAIYGANASNGVILVTTKSGGIGKPRVSLSLQNGFSTINKSTKFKTLNASEYMQLAKESYVNSGKDLSTFPYNDNDLNTYSNTDTDWLDQFYGTGVVNDVNLALRGGTRKFVYSVSGGYFKNQSTIKGNDQSRGSVSSNLKYKVDPKLELVLISRYSNNKNNTFNPGMDYLEFLPIVSPYNNDGTYRLYNKKISGVDANGNPVYTNARFFNSVAEREQNDDIQKSNVLNNNLSINYEILRGLKSTTQIGVDWQETKQNIYKARTNWEGMDASGNAVGYGTRAYNKTVTKTFIERLNYTKTWGAHTVTGLAGLELMTQKYNTRYLSVGGFKDDDHRNVDFAETVISRDSSMRETKSASYFAQLEYNYDKRYYMQVTGRRDGNSTFGTEARWGNFASAGVGWNLKREFLQDVKAIDYLRIDATYGNTGNSRISNQETYGIYSFSNSYNYDEKTGAVISSIPNRRLRWESANQTNLKLNLGLWDRLTFLIEAYRKKTVQAIVGAPVSRTTGETSAQSNTGELMNEGIETTIRWDVVKNDNTGLLWSIELNAAHNRNKALKLYNENDRTFGNYIWSEGYDINTLYLIRWAGVDPRDGAPLWYDANGNLTRVYSIDNRVPWKSANPDLFGGFRTTFEYKGFMAAALFTYTIGGYQFSTFSRGINSDGLNIEDDNQSINQMDRWQQPGDVALNPKPIWGVSTRSTMNSTRFIYKTTNIRLGNLALGYDFPDKLVTKMGIRELKVNLIGNDLFYLTPYDKSNRNSFKQSRSGYPTETSFLLAINVTF
- a CDS encoding RagB/SusD family nutrient uptake outer membrane protein translates to MNKTFLYIALLLFGLGATSCKKYFEVDNSDRNTIPLTFSTIEGFRASILGTLQTACDYYSNQFYFYPEVAGNMADVVGTGLDNMKQQQDFTSDPDEETQAVGLIWRKILVTIANANNIIEYAPAFLEDNPAAKSELDQIKAQALFIRALGHFDLCRVYAQPYNYSADAGHTGVPIVLNNPAPEDAIARSTVKEVYTQIIADLKEAEELFGTVAASDVYYVTPKAVKALLARVYLYSEHWDEAIQYASEVISSSTLSYNADYTSMFNTLTPGAEAIFRLKGRVGTKDLGGKYSITAPVYVPADTLMSLFEPGDIRLSLFMQNPDNTSRYFTRKWTILGSVERYDPMVLRASEMYFIRAEANLAKDQLTRCADDLKVMIGRAMKMDPADMDNFETEKAALKSIIIKERAKEFCFEGHNFFDITRMKENLVRGSNSSSTVKQLNYPSDYFVLPIPQAEIDANPAMKGNPTVNN